The following coding sequences are from one Corallococcus soli window:
- the trpA gene encoding tryptophan synthase subunit alpha — protein sequence MSTELGKAFARAKARGEGALVAYAMAGDPDLARSVDVFVAMVEGGADVLELGVAFSDPIADGPVIQAAAERALKAGATLRRVLDEVVPEVRRRCPETPLVIMTYVNVVMAMGEARYAKLARERGISGTILPDLPPEESAALRAAFDAEGVDLIPLCAPTTPPARAEGIAKDARGFVYCVSVAGVTGMRAELPANLSERLDLVRRAASVPVVAGFGISTGEQAKALVAHADGVVVGSALVKAAHADGPAAAKQLCADIKRGLKR from the coding sequence ATGAGCACGGAGCTGGGCAAGGCGTTCGCGCGGGCGAAGGCCCGAGGCGAGGGCGCGCTGGTGGCCTACGCGATGGCGGGCGACCCCGACCTCGCGCGGTCGGTGGACGTGTTCGTCGCGATGGTGGAGGGCGGCGCGGACGTGCTGGAGCTGGGCGTGGCGTTCAGCGACCCCATCGCGGACGGGCCCGTCATCCAGGCCGCGGCGGAGCGGGCGCTGAAGGCGGGCGCCACGCTGCGCCGCGTACTGGATGAAGTGGTGCCGGAGGTGCGCCGCCGCTGCCCGGAGACGCCGCTGGTCATCATGACGTACGTCAACGTGGTGATGGCCATGGGCGAGGCGCGCTACGCGAAGCTCGCGCGCGAGCGGGGCATCTCGGGCACCATCCTCCCGGACCTGCCTCCCGAGGAGAGCGCCGCCCTGCGCGCCGCGTTCGACGCGGAAGGCGTGGACCTCATCCCGCTGTGCGCGCCCACGACGCCGCCCGCCCGCGCGGAGGGCATCGCGAAGGACGCGCGGGGCTTCGTCTATTGCGTGTCCGTGGCGGGCGTCACCGGCATGCGCGCGGAGCTGCCCGCGAACCTGTCCGAACGGCTGGACCTGGTGCGCAGGGCCGCGTCGGTGCCGGTGGTGGCGGGCTTCGGCATCTCCACCGGCGAGCAGGCGAAGGCGCTTGTCGCCCATGCCGACGGCGTCGTGGTGGGCAGCGCCCTGGTGAAGGCCGCCCACGCGGACGGCCCGGCCGCGGCGAAGCAGCTCTGCGCTGACATCAAGCGCGGCTTGAAGCGCTGA
- the trpB gene encoding tryptophan synthase subunit beta produces MTTDTAAGRFGRYGGRYVPETLVPALMELEGAYAEAQRDAAFGAEVARVLREFVGRPTMLTPAHRLTESWGGAQVWLKREDLAHTGAHKINNTVGQVLLARRMGKKRIIAETGAGQHGVATATACALFGLPCEVFMGALDVERQALNVFRMRALGAVVRPVESGSRTLKDAMNEAMRIWVSQVEDTYYVIGSAAGPHPYPTIVRDFQAIIGKEIREQTQAAIGRLPDAIIACVGGGSNAIGALHPFIPDASVRLVGVEAAGHGLQSGQHGASLTLGTEGVLHGSRSLVLQDEHGQIQEAHSISAGLDYPGVGPELAHLAKTGRMEVRTATDDDALSAFYEVARTEGILPALETSHAFAAARGLARDMGKGKHLVINCSGRGDKDVATISARGVPPATGVKS; encoded by the coding sequence ATGACGACGGACACGGCCGCGGGCCGCTTTGGCCGCTACGGCGGACGCTATGTACCGGAGACCCTGGTCCCCGCGCTGATGGAGCTGGAAGGAGCGTACGCGGAAGCCCAGCGGGACGCGGCCTTCGGCGCGGAGGTCGCGCGCGTGCTGCGCGAATTCGTGGGCCGGCCCACGATGCTGACGCCCGCGCATCGCCTCACCGAGTCCTGGGGCGGCGCCCAGGTGTGGCTCAAGCGCGAGGACCTGGCGCACACCGGCGCGCATAAAATCAACAACACCGTGGGTCAGGTGCTGCTCGCCCGGCGCATGGGCAAGAAGCGCATCATCGCGGAGACGGGCGCCGGGCAGCACGGCGTGGCCACGGCCACCGCGTGCGCGCTCTTCGGCCTGCCCTGCGAGGTGTTCATGGGCGCGCTGGACGTGGAGCGCCAGGCGCTCAACGTCTTCCGCATGCGCGCGCTGGGCGCGGTGGTGCGGCCAGTGGAGTCGGGCTCGCGCACGCTGAAGGACGCGATGAACGAGGCCATGCGCATCTGGGTGTCGCAGGTGGAGGACACCTACTACGTCATCGGCAGCGCGGCCGGCCCGCACCCCTACCCCACCATCGTGCGCGACTTCCAGGCCATCATCGGCAAGGAGATCCGCGAGCAGACGCAGGCCGCCATCGGCCGGCTGCCGGACGCCATCATCGCGTGCGTGGGCGGCGGCTCGAACGCCATCGGCGCGCTGCACCCCTTCATCCCGGACGCGTCGGTGCGGCTCGTGGGCGTGGAGGCGGCGGGCCACGGGCTCCAGTCCGGACAGCACGGCGCGTCGCTGACGCTGGGCACGGAGGGCGTGCTGCACGGGTCGCGCTCGCTGGTGTTGCAGGACGAGCACGGACAGATTCAAGAGGCGCACAGCATCTCCGCCGGCCTGGACTACCCGGGCGTGGGGCCGGAGCTGGCGCACCTGGCGAAGACGGGGCGCATGGAGGTGCGCACCGCGACGGACGACGACGCCCTCTCCGCCTTCTACGAGGTGGCGCGCACGGAGGGCATCCTCCCCGCGCTGGAGACGTCGCACGCGTTCGCGGCGGCGCGCGGCCTGGCCCGCGACATGGGCAAGGGCAAGCACCTGGTCATCAACTGCTCGGGACGGGGCGACAAGGACGTCGCGACCATCTCCGCGCGCGGCGTACCTCCGGCGACAGGGGTGAAGTCATGA
- a CDS encoding anthranilate synthase component I family protein — protein sequence MDAQERKAAYRKRAEAGQAVPVSVELPADLDTPLSAYLKLGGAGRGFILESCYGGERFGRYSHVGSNPAGRVRLDADGLTLWRGAHEERREGRPLDVLRTLWRELAVETLPGEAPFLGGLVGYLGYNATSWFEPRVPDRHPRDTGFPDSEWLVSEDFVTHDTRTQTLKAIAIARPALHGTVKAAMKDAEERAEAMAQKLRRPLSPEAYAAVPAQKNAPAPVACWDREGYAAAVDKVKEYVRAGDCFQAVLARRFEAQGAIPPLSLYRALRRVNPSPYLFMVDLGEARALVGASPELLVQVRDGDVVVRPIAGTRRRGASEAEDVALEKELLADEKERAEHIMLVDLGRNDVGRVAAPGTVRIEDMMVIERYSHVMHIVSQVRGKLDTTRFDALDALASTFPAGTVSGAPKIRAMQIIDELEPMRRGPYAGAVGYLSFCGTLDVAIALRTFFVDGDRTMWTAGAGLVADSDPMKEADETEAKAGAMAAALRLAREGGGR from the coding sequence ATGGATGCGCAGGAGCGGAAGGCAGCCTACCGGAAGCGCGCGGAAGCAGGCCAGGCGGTGCCGGTGTCGGTGGAGTTGCCGGCGGACCTGGACACGCCGCTGTCGGCATACCTGAAGCTGGGCGGCGCGGGCCGCGGCTTCATCCTCGAGTCGTGCTACGGCGGCGAGCGCTTCGGGCGCTACAGCCACGTGGGTTCGAACCCGGCCGGCCGCGTGCGGCTGGACGCCGACGGGCTCACGTTGTGGCGGGGCGCGCATGAGGAGCGTCGCGAGGGCCGCCCCCTGGACGTGTTGCGCACCTTGTGGCGCGAGCTGGCCGTGGAGACGCTGCCGGGCGAGGCGCCCTTCCTGGGCGGGCTCGTGGGCTACCTGGGCTACAACGCCACCTCGTGGTTCGAGCCGCGCGTGCCGGACCGGCACCCGCGCGACACCGGCTTCCCGGATTCGGAGTGGCTGGTGTCCGAGGACTTCGTCACCCACGACACGCGCACCCAGACGCTCAAGGCCATCGCCATCGCCCGGCCCGCCCTGCACGGCACCGTCAAGGCGGCGATGAAGGACGCGGAGGAGCGCGCCGAGGCCATGGCGCAGAAGCTGCGCCGTCCGCTGTCGCCGGAGGCCTACGCGGCCGTGCCCGCGCAGAAGAACGCCCCGGCGCCCGTGGCCTGCTGGGACCGCGAGGGCTACGCCGCCGCGGTGGACAAGGTGAAGGAGTACGTCCGCGCGGGGGACTGCTTCCAGGCGGTGCTCGCCCGGCGCTTCGAGGCGCAGGGCGCCATCCCCCCGCTGTCGCTCTACCGGGCGCTGCGGCGGGTGAACCCGTCGCCGTACCTGTTCATGGTGGACCTGGGCGAGGCGCGCGCGCTGGTGGGCGCTTCGCCGGAGCTGCTGGTGCAGGTGCGCGACGGCGACGTGGTGGTGCGGCCCATCGCGGGCACGCGGCGCCGGGGCGCTTCCGAGGCCGAGGACGTGGCGCTGGAGAAGGAGCTGCTCGCGGACGAGAAGGAGCGCGCCGAGCACATCATGCTGGTGGACCTGGGCCGCAACGACGTGGGCCGGGTGGCCGCGCCGGGCACCGTGCGCATCGAGGACATGATGGTCATCGAGCGCTACAGCCACGTCATGCACATCGTGTCCCAGGTGCGCGGCAAGCTGGACACCACGCGCTTCGACGCGCTGGACGCCCTGGCGAGCACCTTCCCCGCGGGCACCGTGTCAGGGGCTCCGAAGATTCGCGCCATGCAGATCATCGACGAGCTGGAGCCCATGCGGCGCGGGCCGTATGCCGGCGCGGTGGGCTACCTGTCCTTCTGCGGCACGCTGGACGTGGCCATCGCGCTGCGCACCTTCTTCGTGGATGGCGACCGCACGATGTGGACCGCTGGCGCGGGGCTGGTGGCGGACTCGGATCCGATGAAGGAAGCGGACGAAACGGAGGCGAAGGCGGGGGCCATGGCCGCCGCGCTGCGCCTCGCGCGTGAAGGCGGTGGGCGATGA
- a CDS encoding histidine phosphatase family protein, translated as MKTRAPQVVLVRHGETEWSRSSQHTGRTDLPLLQEGRVMGEKLHVPLRAWSFAAVWSSPLKRALETCVLAGYGDVVQKRDDLMEFDYGDYEGRTGADIRTTRPDWTLWADGVPNGETLEQVSARADRIIADARALQDDVLLFSHGHMLRIIAARWLGLPPDGGRLFHLGTASISVLGSEAGGRQPVLESWNDTTHLKE; from the coding sequence ATGAAGACTCGCGCGCCCCAGGTGGTCCTCGTCCGTCACGGTGAGACGGAGTGGAGCCGCTCCAGCCAGCACACCGGCCGCACCGACCTGCCCCTCCTCCAAGAGGGACGGGTGATGGGCGAGAAGCTCCACGTCCCGCTGCGCGCCTGGAGCTTCGCCGCCGTGTGGTCAAGCCCGCTGAAGCGGGCGCTGGAGACCTGCGTGCTCGCCGGCTACGGCGACGTGGTCCAGAAGCGCGACGACCTGATGGAGTTCGACTACGGCGACTACGAGGGCCGCACCGGCGCGGACATCCGCACCACGCGCCCGGACTGGACGCTGTGGGCCGACGGCGTCCCCAACGGCGAGACGCTGGAGCAGGTGTCGGCCCGCGCGGACCGCATCATCGCCGACGCCCGCGCGCTCCAGGACGACGTGCTCCTCTTCTCCCACGGGCACATGCTGCGCATCATCGCCGCGCGCTGGCTGGGCCTGCCCCCGGACGGAGGCAGGCTGTTCCACCTGGGGACCGCCTCCATCAGCGTGCTGGGCTCCGAGGCCGGCGGAAGGCAGCCGGTCCTCGAAAGCTGGAACGACACCACGCACCTCAAGGAGTGA
- a CDS encoding GNAT family N-acetyltransferase translates to MLTLGPTLETPRLILRPPTLQDLDGFAAMMADPESARFIGGLQPRSNVWRAVCAMAGSWVLQGYAMFSVFEKSTGKWVGRVGPWMPDGWPGTEVGWGLLREHWGKGYASESSAATIDWAFDNLGWTEVIHSIAPENTPSKQVAQRLGSRFLRMGHLPAPYDADPTEIWGQSREEWRTRKK, encoded by the coding sequence ATGCTCACCCTGGGCCCCACCCTCGAAACCCCTCGCCTCATCCTGCGGCCGCCCACGCTGCAGGACCTGGACGGCTTCGCCGCGATGATGGCGGACCCGGAATCCGCCCGCTTCATCGGCGGCCTCCAGCCGCGCTCCAACGTGTGGCGGGCGGTCTGCGCCATGGCCGGCTCGTGGGTGCTCCAGGGCTACGCCATGTTCTCCGTGTTCGAGAAGTCCACGGGGAAGTGGGTGGGCCGGGTCGGGCCCTGGATGCCAGACGGCTGGCCGGGCACCGAAGTCGGCTGGGGCCTGCTGCGCGAGCACTGGGGCAAGGGCTACGCCTCGGAGAGCTCCGCCGCCACCATCGACTGGGCCTTCGACAACCTGGGCTGGACGGAGGTCATCCACTCCATCGCCCCGGAGAACACGCCGTCGAAGCAGGTCGCCCAACGCCTGGGCTCCCGCTTCCTGCGCATGGGCCACCTGCCCGCGCCTTACGACGCGGACCCCACGGAAATCTGGGGCCAGAGCCGTGAAGAGTGGCGAACACGGAAGAAGTAG
- a CDS encoding SH3 domain-containing protein, whose product MTPALLLSLLLAQNEPSPLEYSVSKVSGASLALEDFEFTAFEKGQRLYLGVDEANLRASAAPDGAVLQTLMLGTPVRVVAAGARAKVGEYVNTWYQVAVVDAKAPKGTAPVTGWVFGNTLTPFRVEADLDGDGELEVATLVMSNEFKARVRVLEPGVKPPRRVSSVDVPVASTSYGMGQGGPATMTLVPAKKAGMALLVVDSRPERCGDLVTSYVSYAGADGKKGVLGKAKLALELGGLMDPPSESTFEVSFQPASKRLQVARTTVEDEDAEGNPLKRAERTLYQWQDGVFAEVGKPASSGAVSDVKP is encoded by the coding sequence ATGACGCCCGCGCTCCTGCTGTCCCTGCTCCTTGCCCAGAACGAACCGTCGCCCCTGGAGTACAGCGTGTCGAAGGTGAGCGGGGCGTCGCTGGCGCTGGAGGACTTCGAGTTCACCGCGTTCGAGAAGGGCCAGCGCCTCTACCTGGGCGTGGACGAGGCGAACCTGCGCGCGAGCGCGGCGCCGGATGGGGCCGTGCTCCAGACCCTGATGCTGGGCACGCCCGTGCGCGTGGTGGCGGCGGGGGCGCGCGCGAAGGTCGGTGAGTACGTCAACACCTGGTACCAGGTGGCGGTGGTGGACGCGAAGGCCCCGAAGGGCACGGCCCCTGTCACGGGCTGGGTCTTCGGCAACACGCTCACCCCGTTCCGCGTCGAGGCGGACCTGGACGGCGATGGCGAGTTGGAGGTGGCCACGCTGGTGATGAGCAATGAGTTCAAGGCCCGCGTGCGCGTGCTGGAGCCGGGCGTGAAGCCGCCGCGCCGGGTGAGCAGCGTGGACGTGCCCGTGGCGTCCACCTCCTACGGCATGGGGCAGGGCGGCCCCGCGACGATGACGCTGGTCCCCGCGAAGAAGGCGGGGATGGCGCTGCTGGTGGTGGACTCCAGGCCGGAGCGCTGCGGCGACCTCGTCACCTCGTATGTGAGCTACGCGGGGGCGGACGGGAAGAAGGGCGTGCTTGGAAAGGCGAAGCTCGCGCTGGAGCTGGGCGGGCTGATGGATCCGCCGAGCGAGAGCACCTTCGAGGTCTCCTTCCAGCCAGCCTCGAAGCGCCTCCAGGTCGCTCGGACGACTGTCGAGGACGAGGATGCGGAAGGCAATCCGCTGAAGCGCGCGGAGCGCACGTTGTATCAGTGGCAGGACGGCGTGTTCGCGGAGGTGGGGAAGCCCGCCTCTTCGGGCGCCGTATCGGACGTGAAGCCGTAA
- a CDS encoding indole-3-glycerol phosphate synthase TrpC encodes MTTASSAAKSAEAPGTLDVIMARKRRELGTRPAPKHGAQPPTRDFAQALVRRVPGHPVNVIAEVKRKSPSGGAFPHADVVAVARAYEAAGACAISVLTDGPDFGGDLEDLVAVRAALSIPVLRKDFLVAASEVEESAAWGADAVLLIADALEDAVLREMVAAAAQLRVAALVEAHTQEHAERALAAGARIVGLNNRNLATLKTDTGTALRVMPALRSRSTALVAESGLKALADLIAARDAGADAVLVGESLLRDADPGRALRRLLGLEGGGA; translated from the coding sequence ATGACGACCGCCTCCTCCGCCGCGAAGTCCGCGGAAGCGCCCGGCACGCTGGACGTCATCATGGCGCGCAAGCGCCGGGAGCTGGGCACGCGCCCTGCCCCGAAGCACGGCGCGCAGCCCCCGACGCGGGACTTCGCGCAGGCGCTGGTGCGAAGGGTGCCCGGGCATCCGGTCAACGTCATCGCGGAGGTGAAGCGCAAGAGCCCCTCGGGCGGCGCCTTCCCGCATGCGGACGTGGTCGCGGTGGCCCGTGCCTATGAAGCCGCGGGCGCGTGCGCCATCAGCGTGCTCACGGACGGGCCGGACTTCGGCGGGGACCTGGAGGACCTGGTCGCGGTGCGGGCGGCCCTGTCCATCCCCGTGCTGCGCAAGGACTTCCTCGTCGCCGCGAGCGAAGTGGAGGAGAGCGCGGCCTGGGGCGCGGACGCGGTGCTGCTCATCGCGGATGCGCTCGAGGACGCCGTGCTGCGCGAGATGGTGGCCGCCGCGGCGCAGCTCCGCGTGGCCGCGCTCGTGGAAGCCCACACGCAGGAGCACGCCGAACGCGCGCTCGCGGCGGGGGCGCGCATCGTGGGCCTCAACAACCGCAACCTGGCCACGCTGAAGACGGACACCGGCACGGCGCTGCGGGTGATGCCCGCGCTGCGCTCCCGGTCCACCGCGCTGGTGGCGGAGAGCGGGCTCAAGGCGCTCGCGGACCTCATCGCCGCGCGCGACGCGGGCGCGGACGCGGTCCTGGTGGGCGAATCGCTCCTGCGCGACGCGGACCCCGGCCGGGCCCTGCGCCGGCTGCTGGGCCTGGAAGGTGGCGGCGCGTGA
- a CDS encoding anthranilate synthase component II, which yields MILVIDNYDSFTFNLVQLLYTLGAEVKVVRNDALDAAGVAASGASHLVVSPGPCTPHEAGVSVAAISQSRVPVLGVCLGHQSIGAAFGGDVVRAPEPVHGKAAHIRHGGTGVFTGLSQGFQAARYHSLVVAAESLPQELEATAWSQDGLVMALRHRTRPVVGFQFHPESVLTPEGPALVRNFLEGRL from the coding sequence ATGATCCTCGTCATCGACAACTATGACTCGTTCACCTTCAACCTCGTGCAGCTGCTCTACACGCTGGGGGCGGAGGTGAAGGTCGTGCGCAACGACGCGCTGGATGCGGCGGGCGTCGCCGCTTCGGGCGCGTCCCACCTGGTGGTGTCCCCGGGGCCGTGCACGCCGCACGAGGCCGGGGTGAGCGTGGCGGCCATCTCCCAGTCGCGCGTGCCGGTGCTGGGCGTGTGCCTGGGACACCAGTCCATTGGCGCGGCGTTCGGCGGTGACGTGGTGCGCGCGCCGGAGCCCGTGCACGGCAAGGCGGCGCACATCCGGCACGGCGGCACGGGCGTGTTCACCGGCCTGAGCCAGGGGTTCCAGGCGGCGCGCTACCACTCGCTGGTGGTGGCCGCGGAGTCGCTGCCCCAGGAGCTGGAGGCCACGGCGTGGAGCCAGGACGGACTGGTGATGGCGCTCCGGCATCGGACGCGGCCGGTGGTGGGCTTCCAGTTCCATCCGGAGAGCGTGCTGACGCCGGAGGGCCCGGCGCTGGTGCGCAACTTCCTGGAGGGCCGGCTGTAG
- a CDS encoding phosphoribosylanthranilate isomerase: protein MNVTIKVCGVTRLEDARGVWAAGADAMGLNFHPGSPRCVDVATAAALSRTRPPLGAVVGVFVNMKPEDIRLRVRECGLTVVQLHGDEPPEACSGYGVPVIKALRVRGPDDVAQARAYVGVGDVAGLLLDGAAPGYGGGGVTFDWSLVARLADCGAPVLVAGGLKPSNVAEAVKATRPYGVDVASGVESSPGIKDLDAVRAFVRTVRSLNLWDEGPR, encoded by the coding sequence GTGAACGTCACCATCAAGGTCTGTGGCGTGACACGCCTGGAGGACGCGCGAGGCGTGTGGGCTGCGGGCGCGGACGCGATGGGACTCAACTTCCATCCGGGCTCGCCCCGCTGCGTGGACGTGGCCACGGCGGCGGCGCTGTCCCGCACGCGGCCTCCGCTGGGCGCGGTGGTGGGCGTGTTCGTCAACATGAAGCCGGAGGACATCCGGCTGCGCGTGCGCGAGTGCGGCCTCACCGTGGTGCAGCTCCACGGCGACGAGCCCCCCGAGGCCTGCTCGGGCTACGGCGTGCCCGTCATCAAGGCGCTGCGCGTGCGTGGGCCGGACGACGTGGCGCAGGCCCGGGCCTACGTGGGCGTGGGCGACGTGGCGGGGCTGCTGCTGGACGGCGCGGCCCCGGGCTATGGCGGCGGCGGCGTCACCTTCGACTGGTCGCTGGTGGCCCGGCTCGCGGACTGCGGGGCACCGGTGCTGGTGGCGGGCGGCCTCAAGCCGTCGAACGTGGCCGAGGCCGTGAAGGCCACCCGGCCCTACGGTGTGGACGTGGCCAGCGGGGTGGAGTCGTCCCCTGGCATCAAGGACCTGGACGCGGTGCGCGCCTTCGTGCGCACGGTCAGGTCCCTCAACCTCTGGGATGAGGGTCCACGGTAG
- a CDS encoding DUSAM domain-containing protein, producing MNEEIDWDPIHALVRQVLRQGAPLVLTDDVRDLLRRTAREVALDAADVSTEASALAVLRECSRRITEGSNRLGDALHRMYRLRDKGDYDTARQEMRDVLSVEVVPLYRQIAQGQLAAMADKP from the coding sequence ATGAATGAGGAAATTGACTGGGACCCGATACACGCGCTCGTGCGGCAAGTCCTCCGCCAGGGAGCACCGCTGGTGCTCACCGACGACGTGCGCGACCTCTTGCGACGCACGGCGCGCGAAGTGGCACTGGACGCCGCCGACGTGAGCACCGAGGCAAGCGCGCTCGCCGTGCTGCGCGAGTGCTCGCGGCGCATCACCGAGGGCTCCAACCGGCTGGGGGATGCACTCCACCGGATGTACCGCCTCCGAGATAAAGGCGACTACGACACCGCGCGCCAGGAGATGCGCGACGTGCTGTCAGTCGAAGTGGTGCCCCTGTACCGCCAGATTGCGCAGGGCCAACTGGCCGCCATGGCCGACAAGCCGTGA
- a CDS encoding ligase-associated DNA damage response exonuclease, with protein sequence MGSASFQDRPPLVSVTPQGLYCRAGNFYIDPWRPVERALVTHAHGDHARSGSQRYLAARAGLGLLQRRLGADSVIDTLEYGEKLTVGDTTVSFHPAGHVLGSAQIRIEHQGEVWVVSGDYKRTPDPTCAPFEVVRCHTFITEATFGLPIYRWDDPRLVAEDILRWWDANRAAGRSAVLFCYALGKAQRLLAELGKLTDRPAYVHGAVNGLVTAYREAGVEMLPTQLVSETEKGTSFAGALVLAPPSAGGSTWMRRFGEAETAFASGWMRVRGNRRRRGFDRGFVLSDHADWPDLLRTVADTQAEKVLVTHGQTDSLSHYLRERGVDAWPLATPFEGEAED encoded by the coding sequence GTGGGCTCCGCCTCCTTCCAGGACCGACCGCCGCTGGTCTCCGTGACGCCCCAGGGCCTGTACTGCCGGGCGGGGAACTTCTACATCGACCCCTGGCGTCCGGTGGAGCGGGCGCTCGTCACGCACGCGCACGGCGACCACGCCCGCAGCGGCAGCCAGCGCTACCTGGCGGCCCGCGCCGGACTGGGCCTGTTGCAGCGGCGGCTGGGCGCGGACTCCGTCATCGACACGCTGGAGTACGGCGAGAAGCTGACCGTGGGCGACACCACCGTGAGCTTCCATCCGGCGGGCCACGTCCTGGGCAGCGCGCAGATCCGCATCGAGCACCAGGGCGAGGTGTGGGTCGTGTCCGGCGACTACAAGCGCACGCCGGATCCAACGTGTGCGCCCTTCGAGGTGGTGCGCTGCCACACCTTCATCACCGAGGCGACGTTCGGCCTGCCCATCTACCGTTGGGATGATCCGCGCCTCGTGGCGGAGGACATCCTGCGCTGGTGGGACGCGAACCGCGCGGCGGGGCGCTCCGCGGTGCTCTTCTGCTACGCGCTGGGCAAGGCCCAGCGGCTGCTGGCGGAGCTGGGGAAGCTGACGGACCGGCCGGCCTACGTGCATGGCGCGGTCAACGGGCTCGTCACCGCGTACCGGGAGGCGGGCGTGGAGATGCTGCCCACGCAGCTGGTGTCGGAAACGGAGAAGGGCACGTCGTTCGCGGGCGCGCTGGTGCTGGCCCCCCCGAGCGCGGGCGGCTCCACCTGGATGCGCCGCTTCGGTGAGGCGGAGACCGCGTTCGCGTCCGGGTGGATGCGCGTGCGGGGCAACCGGCGGCGGCGGGGCTTCGACCGGGGCTTCGTGCTGTCGGACCACGCGGACTGGCCGGACCTGCTGCGCACGGTGGCGGACACGCAGGCGGAGAAGGTGCTCGTCACCCACGGCCAGACGGATTCCCTGTCGCACTACCTGCGCGAGCGCGGCGTGGATGCCTGGCCGCTCGCCACGCCCTTCGAGGGCGAAGCGGAGGACTGA
- the trpD gene encoding anthranilate phosphoribosyltransferase translates to MTLKEALGRVVGRRDLSREEMASIMGQMLAGEASAAQVGALAAALRMKGETEDEILGAAEAMRACAARISPVAEVVLDTCGTGGDGAHTFNISTAVAFVAAGAGVTVAKHGNRAVSSRCGSADVLAALGVSMERAHAQVARDIDEHGVGFLFAPSHHSALRHVAQARRDLGFHSVFNLLGPLTNPAGARYQLLGTFDRQRVEQTARVLGRLGSRRAWVVHGHDGLDEVSPCAPTEVAELRADGTVHRFTVTPEDAGLATISRDAIAGGDAEENAHKLRALLAGERNGIRTAVLLNAAAALLVVGQVETLKDGVKKAEHAIDSGAAERKLAALIERIAA, encoded by the coding sequence ATGACACTCAAGGAAGCGCTGGGCAGGGTGGTGGGCCGGCGCGACCTCTCCCGCGAGGAGATGGCCTCCATCATGGGCCAGATGCTCGCGGGCGAGGCCTCCGCCGCGCAGGTGGGGGCGCTGGCCGCCGCATTGCGGATGAAGGGTGAGACCGAGGATGAGATCCTCGGCGCCGCGGAGGCCATGCGGGCCTGCGCGGCGCGCATCTCGCCGGTGGCCGAGGTGGTGCTGGACACCTGCGGCACGGGCGGTGATGGGGCGCACACCTTCAACATCTCCACCGCGGTGGCCTTCGTGGCCGCCGGGGCGGGGGTGACGGTGGCCAAGCACGGCAACCGGGCGGTCTCCAGTCGCTGCGGGAGCGCGGACGTGCTCGCGGCGCTGGGGGTGTCCATGGAGCGGGCGCACGCGCAGGTGGCGCGCGACATCGACGAGCACGGGGTGGGCTTCCTCTTCGCGCCCTCGCACCACAGTGCCCTGCGGCACGTGGCGCAGGCCCGAAGGGACCTGGGCTTCCACAGCGTGTTCAACCTGCTGGGGCCGCTGACGAACCCGGCCGGTGCGCGCTACCAGTTGCTGGGCACGTTCGACCGGCAGCGCGTGGAGCAGACCGCGCGGGTGCTGGGGCGGCTGGGGAGCCGGCGCGCGTGGGTGGTGCATGGCCACGACGGGCTGGATGAAGTCTCCCCCTGCGCGCCCACGGAGGTCGCGGAGCTGCGCGCGGACGGCACCGTGCACCGCTTCACCGTGACGCCGGAGGACGCGGGGCTCGCCACCATCTCACGGGACGCCATCGCGGGAGGTGACGCGGAGGAGAACGCCCATAAGCTGCGAGCCCTGCTCGCGGGCGAACGGAACGGCATCCGCACCGCGGTGCTGCTCAACGCGGCCGCCGCGCTGCTCGTCGTGGGGCAAGTGGAGACGCTGAAGGACGGCGTGAAGAAGGCCGAGCACGCCATCGACTCAGGGGCCGCCGAGCGCAAGCTGGCCGCGCTCATCGAGAGGATCGCGGCATGA